A single window of Nasonia vitripennis strain AsymCx chromosome 4, Nvit_psr_1.1, whole genome shotgun sequence DNA harbors:
- the LOC100114541 gene encoding BET1 homolog isoform X1, translating to MRRTHSAGYGYEPLPSTSSHSLEEENDQMAEQLKEKISALKSLSIDIGTEVKYQNKMLGDMDDDFERTSGSLSGSVARILRMAKGSHNYHIMYLFLFSIAVFFFVWIFLKFK from the exons ATGAGGCGAACTCATTCAG CAGGTTATGGTTATGAACCTTTACCAAGTACTTCTTCCCATTCTTTGGAAGAAGAGAATGATCAAATGGCTGAAcagctgaaagaaaaaatcagTGCACTGAAATCTTTAAGTATCGATATTGGCACTGAAGTTAAATATCAAAACAAAATGCTCGGTGACATG gaTGACGATTTTGAAAGGACTAGTGGATCACTTAGTGGGTCAGTGGCACGAATATTGAGGATGGCAAAAGGCAGTCATAATTACCATATAATGTATCTATTTCTGTTTTCTATAGCAGTGTTCTTTTTTGTATGGATATTCTTGAAATTTAAATGA
- the LOC100114541 gene encoding BET1 homolog isoform X2 yields MRRTHSGYGYEPLPSTSSHSLEEENDQMAEQLKEKISALKSLSIDIGTEVKYQNKMLGDMDDDFERTSGSLSGSVARILRMAKGSHNYHIMYLFLFSIAVFFFVWIFLKFK; encoded by the exons ATGAGGCGAACTCATTCAG GTTATGGTTATGAACCTTTACCAAGTACTTCTTCCCATTCTTTGGAAGAAGAGAATGATCAAATGGCTGAAcagctgaaagaaaaaatcagTGCACTGAAATCTTTAAGTATCGATATTGGCACTGAAGTTAAATATCAAAACAAAATGCTCGGTGACATG gaTGACGATTTTGAAAGGACTAGTGGATCACTTAGTGGGTCAGTGGCACGAATATTGAGGATGGCAAAAGGCAGTCATAATTACCATATAATGTATCTATTTCTGTTTTCTATAGCAGTGTTCTTTTTTGTATGGATATTCTTGAAATTTAAATGA